One Lysinibacillus fusiformis genomic window carries:
- a CDS encoding ATP-binding protein, with translation MQSRLQNEYFQQIYEHIQDGIIIMKESREIIMMNPAAQHLTDWENGDFVPYCSYCMTRKKEQGEPTCYLIANNEVPSFLSEMPTYHGRKIDVEMSTAAIYANENTGETEYLLVLRDQETFKKAQEAAINKKMIRALIEAKESEHKRLAQELHDGVGQSLFSVSVAMQAIESFVQDNAQLNEYISEVRVELQKVMKDINAYSHQLRPHSLDQLGLEPTIQATIDAIKKNRPDLDIQLTTRGLDRCDPAVEINLYRITQEALHNIIKYAKATQVHIHIKKDNTHIYMTIQDNGVGFEREKVQNAGLGLKHMEERVDQLGGTCTIMSKLGQGTCIDIVIPRWRPQHD, from the coding sequence ATGCAATCCCGCCTACAAAATGAATATTTTCAGCAAATTTATGAGCATATTCAAGATGGCATTATCATTATGAAGGAAAGCAGGGAAATCATTATGATGAACCCTGCTGCACAACACTTGACGGATTGGGAGAATGGTGATTTTGTGCCGTACTGCTCCTATTGTATGACCCGAAAAAAGGAACAAGGCGAACCTACTTGTTATTTGATTGCGAACAACGAAGTGCCTTCATTTTTATCCGAAATGCCAACATATCATGGTAGAAAAATTGATGTCGAAATGAGCACAGCCGCTATTTATGCCAATGAAAATACAGGGGAAACAGAATATTTGCTTGTCTTACGTGATCAAGAAACTTTTAAAAAAGCACAAGAGGCGGCCATCAATAAAAAAATGATTCGAGCATTAATTGAGGCAAAAGAATCGGAACATAAACGGTTAGCGCAAGAACTACATGATGGTGTCGGACAATCATTATTTTCTGTATCTGTTGCGATGCAAGCGATTGAATCATTTGTTCAAGATAATGCGCAGTTGAATGAGTATATTTCTGAGGTACGTGTGGAACTGCAAAAGGTAATGAAAGACATTAACGCGTACTCTCATCAATTGCGACCGCACAGTTTAGACCAATTAGGATTAGAGCCAACAATTCAAGCGACAATAGATGCGATTAAAAAAAATAGACCGGATTTGGATATTCAATTAACGACACGTGGTCTTGACCGATGTGACCCAGCAGTGGAGATTAACTTGTATCGTATCACACAAGAAGCGTTGCATAATATTATTAAATATGCAAAAGCAACCCAAGTGCATATCCATATTAAAAAGGACAACACGCATATTTATATGACCATTCAAGATAACGGGGTTGGCTTTGAGCGAGAGAAGGTTCAAAATGCGGGGCTTGGTCTAAAGCATATGGAAGAACGGGTCGATCAGTTGGGCGGTACTTGTACAATCATGTCAAAATTAGGACAAGGTACATGTATTGATATTGTCATTCCGAGATGGAGGCCGCAACATGATTAA
- a CDS encoding rhodanese-like domain-containing protein → MKILLIGVVSIVLARTFYIRLVPVKQVKAIPYRQVDEAYQILDVRDYNTAGCLVYNSKHIPYGYLPSFYIEIENRPIHLLVESQIDLNMASRFLRKKGYSVNSYTMMKKTCKVKGLIYKEA, encoded by the coding sequence ATGAAAATTTTACTAATCGGTGTAGTGAGCATTGTCTTAGCGCGTACTTTTTATATCCGTCTTGTCCCTGTCAAACAGGTGAAAGCCATTCCGTATCGCCAAGTAGATGAAGCATATCAAATACTTGATGTGCGTGATTACAATACAGCAGGCTGTTTAGTTTATAATAGTAAGCATATCCCGTACGGCTACTTGCCAAGTTTTTATATAGAAATCGAAAATCGCCCCATCCATCTGCTTGTAGAAAGTCAAATAGATTTAAACATGGCTAGCCGTTTTTTACGGAAAAAAGGGTATAGTGTAAATAGTTATACGATGATGAAAAAAACGTGTAAAGTAAAAGGGTTGATTTATAAGGAGGCGTAA